The Naumovozyma dairenensis CBS 421 chromosome 1, complete genome genome includes a region encoding these proteins:
- the EFM4 gene encoding Efm4p (similar to Saccharomyces cerevisiae YIL064W; ancestral locus Anc_7.254): MSRSLDTEKIRDDFEAKNHTTELQGSYSGRSLSSYSNTTLRNYIKVHKEMEDTTKLNTSKLGTKEYWDNFYNLERKNFEENSEDTGECWFDDSDAERKMVAFLTEHIGEYKIQNDASMLDLGTGNGHLLFELYENEFNGPMLGVDYSEQSVAFAREIAKSKDIESTIKFSQADIFENGWNPGKFDIVLDKGTLDAIALSGIKLEDDKTVVDVYGSIVENLLEKDSIFLITSCNFTQEELIKTVETDKLKCWETIKYPVFQFGGVKGSSICSVAFVKQ, from the coding sequence atgagCAGAAGCTTAGATACTGAAAAAATACGTGATGACTTCGAGGCAAAAAATCATACTACGGAACTACAAGGTTCTTATAGTGGAAGAAGCCTAAGCAGTTACTCTAATACTACTCTAAGGAATTACATAAAGGTACACAAGGAAATGGAAGATACTACTAAGCTAAATACATCGAAATTGGGTACTAAAGAGTATTGGGACAATTTCTACAATTTAGAAAGGAAGAATTTCGAAGAAAACTCGGAAGACACAGGAGAATGTTGGTTTGATGACAGCGATGCAGAACGCAAGATGGTTGCTTTCTTGACTGAGCATATAGGTGAATATAAAATTCAGAATGATGCCTCGATGCTTGATTTAGGTACAGGTAATGGACATCTTTTATTTGAACTgtatgaaaatgaatttaacGGGCCAATGTTAGGGGTTGATTATTCAGAACAGAGTGTTGCTTTCGCCAGGGAAATCGCCAAGAgtaaagatattgaatcaacaataaaattttcacAAGCTGATATTTTCGAAAATGGATGGAATCCAGGTAAATTTGATATTGTTCTCGATAAAGGAACACTGGATGCTATTGCGCTAAGCGGTataaaattagaagatgataagACAGTAGTTGATGTTTACGGAAGCATTGTTGAAAACTTACTGGAAAAGGATAGTATCTTCCTAATAACTTCCTGTAATTTTACGCAGGAAGAACTAATCAAGACTGTCGAAACAGATAAGCTGAAGTGTTGGgaaacaattaaatatcCAGTTTTCCAATTTGGTGGCGTGAAAGGTAGCAGCATATGTAGCGTCGCATTTGTTAAACAATAA
- the MAM33 gene encoding Mam33p (similar to Saccharomyces cerevisiae MAM33 (YIL070C); ancestral locus Anc_7.265), which produces MFISMFGRMAARGALNTVKTPILSQSLKRVAATSPSMRSFVSTKLIFNQQKQNVLESIKSELKIEKEGLSDLSESPFKKFLEDSGFNVVETPGKNEAQIVKKSEDGETVHVNFDVAQVANLPYDSALAENLKDEVNEVNEEPTDPEEEDFDSLGDNFANVNVVITKSDDSALSFELLLNLQEGSFYVDSVTPFKSSKQALDESAEAEISRELVYHGPPFSNLDEELQESLESYLESRGITEELAAFIGSYSEFKENNEYVSWLENMDTFFKK; this is translated from the coding sequence ATGTTCATTTCAATGTTTGGTCGTATGGCAGCTCGTGGTGCCCTTAACACCGTAAAGACACCAATTCTTTCACAATCTTTGAAGAGAGTTGCCGCAACTTCTCCTTCCATGAGATCATTCGTTTCTACTAAGCTGATTTTCAAccaacaaaaacaaaatgtCTTAGAGTCCATAAAGTCCGAACTGAAGATTGAGAAGGAAGGGTTAAGTGATCTGTCGGAAAGCCCCTTTAAGAAGTTTTTAGAAGACTCTGGATTTAATGTAGTTGAAACCCCTGGTAAGAATGAGGCACAAATTGTGAAAAAATCAGAGGACGGTGAAACTGTCCATGTCAATTTTGACGTCGCTCAAGTAGCAAATTTACCCTACGATTCTGCATTAGCGGAAAATCTAAAAGATGAAGTTAATGAAGTTAATGAAGAACCTACTGACCccgaagaagaagattttgatTCCTTGGGCGATAACTTTGCAAATGTCAACGTCGTTATTACTAAATCAGATGACAGCGCTTTATCTTTTGAATTGTTACTAAATTTACAGGAGGGTTCCTTTTATGTCGATAGTGTTACTCCATTCAAGTCTTCTAAACAAGCATTGGATGAATCTGCTGAAGCTGAAATTAGCAGAGAATTGGTTTACCATGGGCCACCATTCTCCAATTTGgatgaagaattacaagaatCCTTAGAAAGTTACTTGGAGAGTAGAGGTATTACTGAAGAATTAGCTGCATTTATTGGATCCTATTCCgaattcaaagaaaataatgaatatgttAGTTGGTTAGAAAACATGgatacatttttcaaaaagtaa
- the YRB2 gene encoding Yrb2p (similar to Saccharomyces cerevisiae YRB2 (YIL063C); ancestral locus Anc_7.253) has product MSSIDEKTTNENKLNDKNENETLKRSRDDSKADTINNNTKKVKLDQEKKADVSDKEEAQPTEIDEDQSLTKKTDEDSKENNEKQTEKEEDSSIPKEDVKKDQEEKVEEKEKTGSSPKEGETTKPKFVFGSKTLFGSGFGAAKVPHSSESKDQSPKGGNSKPFSFGSGLSFGSGFGVLKKSDETEPTSSKEQSTTADDSKSEAKEKLPKKENTEDEKKKEEEESTVKLHKQDVKSGEESEDCIFQANAKLYQLSDIKSGWKERGLGTIKVNKDNKTGKARIIMRTRTVMKVILNLPLVKGFTIHKGFPGSLQSEKFVRIIAVDDKNLPVQYALKTGKEETTTGLYDAMIDSIPK; this is encoded by the coding sequence ATGAGCTCAATTGACGAAAAAACGacaaatgaaaacaaaCTTAATGACAAAAATGAGAACGaaactttgaaaagatcGAGAGACGACTCTAAAGCTGATaccatcaataataatactaaaaAGGTCAAACTAGATCAAGAGAAGAAAGCGGATGTAAGTGATAAAGAGGAAGCTCAACCAACTGAAATAGATGAAGATCAAAGTCTGACTAAGAAAACTGACGAAGATAGTAAGGAAAATAATGAGAAGCAAACGGAAAAAGAGGAAGATAGTAGTATACCTAAAGAAGATGTAAAAAaagatcaagaagaaaaggtcgaagaaaaagaaaagactGGCTCGTCTCCAAAGGAAGGAGAAACAACTAAGCCAAAATTTGTTTTCGGGTCAAAAACTTTGTTTGGATCAGGCTTTGGTGCAGCAAAGGTACCACATTCTTCCGAAAGCAAGGATCAATCACCAAAAGGTGGAAATTCAAAaccattttcatttggtTCTGGGTTGTCCTTTGGTAGCGGATTTGGGGTCTTGAAGAAGTCTGATGAAACTGAACCTACTTCTTCCAAGGAGCAATCTACCACAGCTGACGATTCCAAAAGTGAAGcgaaagaaaaattgccaaagaaagaaaacacagaagatgaaaagaagaaagaggAGGAGGAATCAACTGTTAAGTTGCACAAACAAGACGTCAAATCGGGTGAAGAATCTGAAGATTGTATCTTTCAGGCTAATGCCAAGTTGTACCAATTATCAGATATCAAAAGCGGTTGGAAGGAACGAGGTTTGGGCACCATCAAGGTAAACAAAGACAACAAAACAGGCAAGGCCCGTATTATAATGAGAACAAGAACTGTCATGAAGGTTATTCTTAACTTGCCACTTGTCAAAGGCTTTACTATCCACAAAGGATTCCCAGGTTCATTACAAAGTGAAAAGTTTGTTAGAATAATCGCCGTTGACGATAAAAACTTACCGGTCCAATATGCTCTAAAAACAgggaaagaagaaactacTACTGGTTTATATGACGCAATGATAGATTCAATACCTAAGTAA
- the RPS24B gene encoding 40S ribosomal protein eS24 (similar to Saccharomyces cerevisiae RPS24A (YER074W) and RPS24B (YIL069C); ancestral locus Anc_7.262) codes for MSDSVTIRTRKVITNPLLARKQFVVDVLHPNRANVSKDELREKLAQVYKAEKDAVSVFGFRTQFGGSKSTGFGLVYNSVADAKKFEPTYRLVRYGLAEKVEKASRQQRKQKKNRDKKVFGTGKRRAKKIARRNAD; via the exons ATG tCTGACTCAGTCACCATCCGTACCAGAAAGGTCATTACCAACCCATTGTTGGCTAGAAAGCAATTCGTTGTCGACGTCTTACACCCAAACAGAGCCAACGTCTCCAAGGATGAATTACGTGAAAAATTAGCTCAAGTTTACAAGGCTGAAAAGGATGCTGTTTCCGTTTTCGGTTTCAGAACTCAATTCGGTGGTTCTAAATCTACTGGTTTTGGTTTAGTCTACAACTCTGTTGCTGATGCCAAGAAGTTCGAACCAACTTACAGATTAGTCAGATACGGTCTAGCTGAAAAGGTTGAAAAGGCTTCCAGACAACAAAGAAagcaaaagaagaacagaGACAAGAAGGTCTTCGGTACTGGTAAGAGAAGAGCTAAGAAGATTGCTCGTCGTAACGCTGATTAA
- the FIS1 gene encoding Fis1p (similar to Saccharomyces cerevisiae FIS1 (YIL065C); ancestral locus Anc_7.255) yields MTKINFLPTLQDAYEPLFPQQLEALRQQVVSEGGDLASIQSRFNYAWGLIKSQDINDQRLGVKLLTDIYKQEPSRRRECLYYLTVGCYKSGEYTMAKRYVDTLYEHEPNNKQVKTLMDMVEDKIQKESLKGIVIVTGLVAAAATVVGIVFRKKK; encoded by the coding sequence ATGACCAAAATTAACTTTCTACCTACATTACAAGACGCATATGAACCGTTATTCCCGCAGCAGTTAGAGGCTCTCCGTCAACAAGTTGTGTCAGAGGGGGGAGATTTAGCGTCCATTCAATCACGTTTTAACTATGCTTGGGGGTTAATCAAGTCTCAAGATATAAATGATCAAAGATTAGGGGTCAAGTTACTGACTGACATATATAAACAAGAACCTTCAAGAAGACGGGAATGTCTTTACTATCTGACTGTAGGTTGTTATAAATCTGGCGAATATACAATGGCAAAGAGATATGTAGATACTTTGTATGAACATgaaccaaataataaacaagTTAAGACATTAATGGATATGGTGGAAGATAAAATCCAGAAAGAATCTTTGAAGGGCATTGTGATTGTTACGGGGTTGGTAGCCGCTGCAGCTACTGTCGTTGGTATTGTCTtcagaaaaaaaaaatga
- the RNR3 gene encoding ribonucleotide-diphosphate reductase subunit RNR3 (similar to Saccharomyces cerevisiae RNR1 (YER070W) and RNR3 (YIL066C); ancestral locus Anc_7.256), whose translation MFVIKRDGRKEPVQFDKITARISRLCYGLDPNRVDAVKVTQRIISGVYSGVTTVELDNLAAETCAYMTTVHPDYATLAARLAISNLHKQTTKRFSQVIYDLHHYVNPLNGIPSPMISKKVYDIVMANKDLLDSSIVYDRDFSFNYFGFKTLERSYLLKLDGKVAERPQHLIMRVALGIHLDDMESVLKTYNLMSMRYFIHASPTLFNAGTPRPQMSSCFLLAMKEDSIDGIFETLKECAMISKTAGGIGLHIHNVRATGSYIAGTNGTSNGLIPMVRVFNNTARYVDQGGNKRPGAFALYLEPWHADIFDFIEIRKNHGKEEIRARDLFPALWIPDLFMKRVEENGQWTLFSPSDAPGLDDVYGNEFVELYERYEREGLGKTIKAQKLWYAILEAQTETGTPFIIYKDACNEKTNQKNLGVIKSSNLCCEIVEWSSPDETAVCNLASVALPAFIETSEDGKTSTYNFEKLHEISKVVTYNLNRVIDNNYYPVPEAERSNVRHRPIALGVQGLADTYMLLRLPFESEGASLLNKQIFETMYHASLEASCELAQKDGPYETFQGSPASEGILQMDMWDQEPLGMWDWETLRKDIVKYGLRNSLTMAPMPTASTSQILGYNECFEPVTSNMYSRRVLSGEFQVVNPYLLRDLVDLGIWDEGMKQHIITENGSIQNLPNVPAELKALYKTVWEISQKKIIDMAADRSIYIDQSHSLNLFLRAPTMGKLTSMHFYGWKKGLKTGMYYLRTQAASAAIQFTIDQAVADKAASNIAVLSDLRRPTYIPQGTKFTESRKVERTPSPTPSEESTLASSVSSLKMEETKIVTVPMEATTTLTEKPVATKKTAMILIYTTNSQ comes from the coding sequence ATGTTCGTTATAAAAAGAGATGGTCGTAAAGAACCAGTTCAATTCGATAAAATTACTGCTCGTATTTCACGTTTATGCTATGGTTTAGATCCAAACAGAGTCGATGCTGTTAAAGTTACTCAACGTATCATTAGCGGTGTCTATTCGGGTGTTACAACTGTCGAATTAGATAATTTGGCTGCTGAAACTTGTGCTTATATGACCACCGTTCATCCAGATTATGCTACCTTAGCCGCTAGATTAGCAATTTCCAATCTACATAAACAAACTACCAAAAGATTCTCTCAAGTTATTTATGATTTACATCATTATGTCAACCCATTAAATGGGATCCCTTCCCCtatgatttcaaaaaaagTCTACGATATCGTTATGGCTAACAAAGATCTTTTAGACTCATCAATAGTATATGACAGAGACTTTTCGTTCAATTATTTCGGTTTCAAGACACTAGAACGTTCATATCTTTTAAAGCTTGACGGTAAAGTGGCTGAACGTCCGCAACATTTAATCATGAGAGTTGCTCTTGGTATCCATTTAGATGATATGGAATCAGTATTGAAAACATATAACTTAATGTCAATGAGATACTTTATTCATGCTTCACCAACTTTGTTCAATGCTGGTACTCCACGTCCACAAATGTCATCATGTTTCTTATTAGCTATGAAAGAAGATTCTATTGACGGTATCTTTGaaactttgaaagaatgtgctatgatttcaaaaactGCTGGGGGTATCGGGTTACATATTCATAATGTTCGTGCCACTGGTTCTTATATCGCTGGTACTAATGGTACTTCGAATGGGTTGATTCCAATGGTTCGTGTCTTTAACAATACTGCTCGTTACGTTGATCAAGGTGGTAATAAGAGACCTGGTGCATTCGCCTTATATTTGGAACCGTGGCACGCAGATatctttgattttattgaaattagaaagaatcatggtaaagaagaaattcgTGCAAGAGATTTATTCCCCGCTTTATGGATTCCAGATTTGTTTATGAAGCGTGTCGAAGAAAATGGCCAATGGACATTATTCTCTCCAAGTGATGCTCCAGGGTTAGATGACGTTTATGGTAACGAATTCGTTGAATTGTATGAACGTTATGAAAGGGAAGGATTGGGTAAGACAATCAAAGCCCAAAAATTATGGTACGCTATTCTAGAAGCTCAAACTGAAACCGGAACtccatttattatttataagGATGCATGCAATGAGAAGACTAACCAAAAGAATTTAGGTGTCATTAAATCCTCTAATTTGTGCTGTGAAATTGTCGAATGGTCTTCTCCAGATGAAACTGCAGTTTGTAATTTAGCGTCTGTTGCTTTACCAGCTTTCATTGAGACATCTGAAGATGGTAAGACTTCTActtataattttgaaaaattacatgAAATCTCCAAAGTTGTTACTTATAATTTAAACAGAGTCATTGACAACAATTACTATCCAGTTCCAGAAGCTGAAAGATCTAATGTCAGACATAGACCTATTGCGCTTGGTGTCCAAGGTTTGGCTGATACTTATATGCTGTTGCGTTTACCGTTCGAATCTGAAGGTGCCAGTCTATTGAATAAGCAAATCTTTGAAACCATGTATCACGCCTCGTTGGAAGCTTCCTGTGAATTGGCTCAAAAAGATGGGCCATATGAAACATTCCAAGGTTCTCCAGCTTCAGAAGGTATATTACAAATGGATATGTGGGATCAAGAACCATTAGGTATGTGGGATTGGGAAACATTAAGGAAAGATATTGTTAAGTACGGTCTAAGAAATTCATTGACGATGGCTCCAATGCCAACTGCCTCCACTTCTCAAATTTTAGGTTACAATGAATGTTTCGAACCTGTCACTTCGAACATGTATTCTCGTCGTGTGCTTTCCGGTGAATTCCAAGTTGTGAATCCATATTTGCTACGTGATTTGGTCGATTTAGGTATCTGGGATGAAGGTATGAAACAGCATATTATTACAGAAAATGGTTCTATTCAGAATTTGCCTAATGTTCCAGCTGAACTGAAAGCCCTATACAAGACTGTTTGGGAAATTTCgcagaagaaaattattgacATGGCTGCTGACCGTTCTATTTATATTGATCAATCtcattctttgaatttattcTTACGTGCCCCTACAATGGGTAAGCTTACGAGTATGCATTTCTACGGGTGGAAGAAAGGTTTGAAAACTGGTATGTATTATTTGAGAACCCAAGCTGCTTCAGCCGCTATTCAATTTACTATTGATCAGGCAGTTGCTGATAAGGCTGCTTCCAATATTGCTGTTTTATCCGACTTACGTCGTCCGACTTATATTCCACAAGGAACTAAATTTACTGAGAGTCGAAAAGTAGAAAGAACCCCATCTCCAACTCCGTCAGAAGAATCAACATTGGCTTCCTCAGtatcttctttgaaaatggAAGAAACTAAAATTGTTACTGTGCCAATGGAGGCTACCACCACTTTAACTGAGAAGCCTGTTGCAACGAAAAAAACAGCgatgatattaatatatacgACGAACAGCCAATAG
- the NDAI0A02430 gene encoding uncharacterized protein (similar to Saccharomyces cerevisiae YIL067C; ancestral locus Anc_7.257) — protein sequence MTDSIPRRSDSFELDSLPPATPTNRDSENIPLQDFSENKPLGLNSDENAREQWLLLEDSNMFKRFFKRVWNGPIHPADDPPSFPEKWQITKKINNWPEEVFNKRFPKKSTRILILIVYCALWFGTLFLLIHPYLIRPPYFYPDDGKEKIPILSLSCNSYLDWEGTNNACGINAGACGPFDNREYMIRCPAFCDRGGWTYSAIAVGNKRIKYTGYKIGGGPLGHSEDHNKLSYPYRADSFPCAAAVHAGLISPVVGGCARLSKDGRQYRFPSRLGKYGTGLSVAFNSFFPSSFSFREISNGIATGCYDPRIAVVTLSVIFGLPLFYIYDSIYGYWVLTIVAYWVIALALDPPMLTDAHDIASVYELFSLGFQRLFPLCFLLYVGWKSAVKRTLENGSPLAKIILWYPTFWLGVMNNITFDRLPVDRLTAKDLKEQAGAATAVGSIAATILICAIIQAYSLWKSGRFRKFFKIYISFISGLIFLASIPGLNLRIHHYILGAVLLPGCATRGSSAYLFQGVLVGLILSGVSRWDFASIVETDVALLRGEGGGRLEPPTFNFNTGTPHMISWSLNDTTTEKDLTGSINGYSLLLNDFEVYLGTNSTISLDVLKAENSLLNNLMEEAILSSNGTIDLYLRVARASMRNSGELRGDYTNGAILSWPEGVWTDPEPGVS from the coding sequence ATGACAGATAGTATTCCAAGACGGTCTGATTCGTTTGAGCTTGATTCTCTTCCTCCAGCTACGCCAACGAATCGAGACTCAGAAAATATACCATTACAAGACTTTTCCGAAAATAAGCCTCTTGGCTTAAATTCTGATGAGAACGCCAGAGAACAATGGCTTTTACTTGAGGATAGCAACATGTTCAAAAGATTCTTTAAGAGAGTATGGAATGGGCCAATTCATCCAGCTGATGATCCCCCATCTTTCCCTGAAAAATGGCAGATAACTAAAAAGATAAACAATTGGCCTGAAGAAGTCTTCAATAAGAGATTCCCAAAAAAGAGTACCCGAATACTTATTCTGATTGTGTATTGCGCTCTTTGGTTTGGGACATTATTCCTATTAATCCATCCATATTTAATTAGGCCTCCTTATTTTTATCCTGACGACggtaaagaaaaaataccTATATTATCTCTAAGTTGCAACTCTTATTTAGATTGGGAAGGTACAAATAATGCATGTGGGATTAATGCTGGGGCTTGTGGACCTTTCGATAACAGGGAATATATGATCCGATGCCCAGCTTTTTGCGATAGGGGAGGGTGGACATATTCTGCTATTGCCGTGGGCAACAAGAGGATAAAATATACTGGTTACAAGATTGGAGGTGGCCCACTCGGTCATTCTGAGGACCATAATAAACTTTCATACCCTTATCGAGCTGATTCTTTTCCGTGTGCTGCAGCAGTTCATGCGGGACTAATATCGCCTGTCGTTGGCGGCTGTGCTCGATTATCAAAGGATGGGAGGCAATACAGATTTCCCTCAAGACTTGGAAAATACGGTACTGGATTGTCCGTTgcattcaattctttttttccaagTTCTTTTTCGTTTAGAGAAATATCGAACGGGATAGCAACAGGTTGCTATGACCCCAGAATTGCTGTCGTTACTCTAAGTGTAATTTTTGGCTTACCGCTATTTTACATTTATGACAGTATATATGGATATTGGGTCCTTACAATTGTTGCATATTGGGTGATAGCATTAGCACTTGACCCACCAATGTTAACTGATGCACATGACATAGCCAGCGTTTATGAGCTTTTCAGTTTAGGTTTCCAAAGATTATTCCCACTTTGTTTTCTGTTATATGTTGGATGGAAAAGTGCTGTCAAGAGAACGTTAGAGAACGGCTCGCCGCTTGccaaaataatactatgGTATCCTACGTTCTGGCTAGGTGttatgaataatattacgTTTGATCGATTGCCAGTAGACAGACTGACAGCCAAAGATCTCAAGGAACAAGCCGGTGCTGCGACCGCCGTGGGTTCAATTGCGGCGACTATCCTTATCTGTGCAATCATACAAGCTTATTCTCTGTGGAAGTCAGGtagatttagaaaattctTCAAGATCTACATATCATTCATTTCCGGTCTAATATTTCTTGCATCTATCCCAGGATTAAATTTAAGAATACATCATTATATACTAGGTGCTGTGCTTTTACCAGGATGTGCCACACGCGGCTCATCTGCTTATCTATTCCAAGGAGTCCTTGTGGGATTAATCCTATCCGGTGTTTCAAGATGGGATTTTGCCAGTATTGTTGAAACAGATGTAGCACTACTAAGAGGGGAAGGGGGTGGCCGTTTAGAACCACCCACTTTTAACTTCAACACAGGAACTCCTCATATGATCTCTTGGTCACTCAACGACACGACGACAGAAAAAGATCTTACAGGTTCAATCAACGGGTATTCATTACTATTAAATGACTTCGAGGTTTATTTGGGCACCAATTCAACAATTAGTTTGGATGTTTTAAAAGCagaaaattcattattaaataaccTGATGGAGGAAGCTATCTTATCTTCAAATGGAACAATTGATCTATATTTACGTGTTGCCAGAGCGTCCATGAGGAACAGCGGTGAACTTCGTGGGGATTACACGAACGGTGCAATCCTTAGCTGGCCTGAGGGGGTTTGGACTGATCCTGAACCGGGCGTTTCTTAA
- the RGI2 gene encoding Rgi2p (similar to Saccharomyces cerevisiae YER067W and YIL057C; ancestral locus Anc_7.248) has translation MPKNKNKGPKMTTVTTKSGEQLKVFEDLNDFETYIKNETEDNEFDNVHCHLKYYPPFVLHDARDDPEKIKDTANSHSKKFVRHLHQHVEKHLLKDIKMALDQPDLKFKNKSKQETFEKIVWNYDDETELNDKRFKVTVEVTCNHDGAMVDVDYKTAPVTNNSTTESNEQMI, from the coding sequence ATGCCaaagaataagaataagGGACCAAAAATGACTACGGTCACCACCAAATCTGGTGAACAATTAAAAGTTTTCGAAGATTTAAACGACTTTGAAACGTACATCAAAAACGAAACcgaagataatgaattcGATAACGTTCATTGTCACTTGAAATATTACCCACCATTTGTGTTACATGATGCTCGTGATGATCctgaaaagattaaagatACGGCAAATTCTCACTCCAAGAAGTTCGTTAGACATTTACACCAACATGTGGAAAAACATTTGTTGAAAGATATCAAGATGGCGTTGGATCAACCTGATTTAAAATTTAAgaataaatcaaaacaGGAAACTTTCGAAAAAATTGTGTGgaattatgatgatgagaCAGAATTGAACGACAAAAGATTTAAGGTTACGGTCGAGGTTACTTGTAATCACGACGGTGCTATGGTTGATGTAGATTATAAAACTGCACCTGTTACTAATAATTCAACCACGGAATCTAATGAACAAATGATTTGA